The following coding sequences lie in one Musa acuminata AAA Group cultivar baxijiao chromosome BXJ1-8, Cavendish_Baxijiao_AAA, whole genome shotgun sequence genomic window:
- the LOC135588945 gene encoding glutaredoxin-C1-like — protein MDRVRRLASQRAVVVFSLSSCCMCHTIKRLFCELGVNPAVHELDEDPKGKDMERALANMLGRSPPVPAVFIGGNLVGPTDEVMALHLGGKLVPLLRNAGALWL, from the coding sequence ATGGATAGGGTGAGGAGGTTGGCGTCGCAGAGGGCGGTGGTGGTCTTCAGCCTGAGCTCCTGCTGCATGTGCCACACCATCAAGCGGCTCTTCTGCGAGCTGGGTGTGAACCCGGCCGTCCACGAGCTGGACGAGGACCCCAAGGGGAAGGACATGGAGCGAGCGCTGGCCAACATGCTGGGCCGCAGCCCCCCCGTGCCCGCCGTGTTCATCGGCGGCAACCTCGTTGGCCCGACCGATGAGGTCATGGCGCTCCACCTTGGTGGCAAGCTCGTGCCGCTGCTCCGCAACGCCGGAGCACTCTGGCTCTGA